From a region of the Chloroflexota bacterium genome:
- a CDS encoding protein kinase, with translation QEGQQYLVMEFIPGDNLWEMIKKQGAPFSEVQSIAWIIKICDAVTYLHNQTPPIIHRDIKPQNIKAMPNDQVVLVDFGVAKEGSTGARTATGARGVTPGFSPPEQYSGSGSSPASDVYALGATLYALLTGIKPPDSVSLAIGEVDYVPPDQHNPAICSEIAAAITWAMQPKPVDRPQTVDEWQQRLLAVSEGVEPVSDEEEPESEIKAAPQAADQVVKPQPVPDPVSDELPCPECGSRNRPNVRFCEQCGTSLAAPGMICSSCGVESRPGVRFCEECGEAIE, from the coding sequence CTCAGGAGGGGCAGCAATATCTGGTGATGGAATTCATCCCCGGCGACAACCTGTGGGAAATGATCAAAAAGCAAGGCGCGCCCTTCTCCGAAGTGCAGTCAATTGCGTGGATTATTAAAATCTGTGATGCGGTTACCTATTTGCACAACCAGACTCCGCCCATCATCCACCGCGATATCAAACCCCAGAATATCAAAGCCATGCCCAATGATCAGGTCGTGTTGGTGGATTTTGGCGTAGCCAAAGAGGGCAGCACCGGCGCGCGCACCGCCACCGGCGCCAGAGGCGTCACGCCCGGCTTCTCACCCCCGGAGCAGTACAGCGGCAGCGGCTCCAGCCCGGCCTCCGATGTCTACGCCCTGGGTGCAACCCTCTACGCCCTGCTGACCGGTATCAAACCCCCTGACAGTGTTTCCCTGGCGATTGGTGAGGTGGACTACGTTCCGCCTGACCAGCACAATCCCGCCATCTGTTCGGAAATTGCCGCAGCCATCACCTGGGCTATGCAGCCCAAACCAGTCGACCGACCGCAAACCGTTGATGAGTGGCAACAGAGATTGCTTGCTGTTTCTGAGGGGGTTGAACCTGTATCTGATGAAGAAGAGCCTGAATCAGAAATCAAAGCCGCGCCACAAGCTGCCGATCAGGTAGTAAAACCGCAACCTGTGCCTGATCCTGTGTCCGATGAACTGCCCTGCCCTGAATGCGGCTCACGCAACCGGCCTAATGTGCGCTTTTGTGAGCAATGCGGCACATCATTGGCTGCCCCGGGTATGATCTGTTCTTCATGTGGTGTGGAGAGCCGTCCCGGTGTGCGTTTTTGTGAAGAATGTGGGGAAGCGATAGAATAG